In a genomic window of Magnolia sinica isolate HGM2019 chromosome 16, MsV1, whole genome shotgun sequence:
- the LOC131228789 gene encoding uncharacterized protein LOC131228789, with product MEDGGQPTINNLREINLGTEEELRNTFISIGLFVQEVEKYAKLLKENEDVFAWTFTEMPDDLVVKLGNHQEHHEHLASKKQLKMNPAKCTFGVSSGKFFDFIIRHRGIEMDPGKVKAIQNMPLPKTLKELKKFVWDKDCQNAFDSMKELLKQPPVLTTLIKVKPLILYISAAENSLGALLA from the exons atggaagacggggggcagccAACGATAAACAATTTACGGGAAATAAATCTGGGTACAGAAGAAGAACTaaggaacacattcatcagcATCGGTCTTTTTGTGCAAGAGGTCGAGAAATATGCCaaacttttaaaagaaaatgaagatgtcTTCGCATGGACATTTACAGAAATGCCAG ATGATTTGGTGGTCAAGTTAGGTAATCATCAGGAACATCACGAACATTTGGCATCGAAGAAGCAGCTaaaaatgaatccagctaaatgtacATTTGGGGTGTCATCAGGAAAATTCTTTGATTTTATTATCAGGCACAGGGGCATTGAGATGGATCCAGGAAAAGTgaaagccattcaaaatatgccacTTCCGAAGACATTGaaggaattgaaaa agtttgtatgggacaaAGACTGTCAGAATGCATTTGACTCGATGaaggaattgttgaaacaaccGCCAGTATTGACAACCCTTATAAAAGTGAAGCCGCTCATTTTATACATATCTGCAGCCGAGAATTCATTGGGAGCATTGTTGGCATAG
- the LOC131228787 gene encoding uncharacterized protein LOC131228787, with protein sequence MLSRRLAKWMLLLSEYTITYEPVKAVKGQVVADFLAAHPVTESEIISDDFPDEQVMLVKSQSLWQMYFDVASRASGASAGVIFITPQGDLLPYSFTLGAACTNNEAKDSKLIINQLKTEFEIRKQELLPYYQKAQQLLEQFYHVEIKHVPRAENAKADALASLAAAQSCPNRSPL encoded by the exons ATGTTATCAAGAagactggccaaatggatgctgctACTTTCAGAATATACGATCACGTATGAGCCGGTGAAAGCAGTGAAGGGGCAGGTTGTGGCGGATTTCTTGGCAGCACATCCCGTAACAGAGAGCGAAATCATTAGTGACGATTTTCCTGATGAACAGGTTATGTTGGTCAAGTCGCAAAGCctatggcagatgtattttgatgtcGCTTCTCGAGCATCAGGGGCAAGTGCCggggtgatattcattactcctcaaggtgacttgttaccttactctTTCACGTTGGGTGCTGCGTGCACAAATAACGAAGCCAA ggattctaaattgatcataaatcaattgaaGACTGAAttcgaaataagaaagcaagagctcttgCCATATTATCAGAAAGCACAACAGTTATTGGAGCAATTCTACCATGtagaaatcaagcatgtaccacGGGCTGAAAATGCAAaagcagatgctttggccagcttGGCAGCAGCTCAGTCCTGTCCAAATCGAAGTCCTCTCTAG